The genomic window tttccttttaagGCCAAGTTGATCTGAAGGAGTTCATGCAGTCCCTTCAGGACCTCGGCGTGCATATTTCCCCGCAGCATGCAGAGAACGCCCTTAAGAGGTaatttcattcatccatccgTCTCATCCACTGAAACCATGGTTTCTGGATTAAAGGCTCAGTAtctaatgtttgtttttctttctttatttaaagCATGGATAAGAATGGAGTGATAACCATCAGCAGCAAAGACTGGAGCAAGTACACCATGCCAGAGAAGACTGAGAGCAGTCCAGAGATCATCCTCTACTGGAAACACTCCACGGTGAGTTCACCAATCTGCACCGAAACCACAACTTCTGCCCAAAGGGGAACACATGTAGATACAGCTGAGCTCTAACAGTGGTGCTCTTTCACTGCCAGAACCCAAACAGGGAagtttgggttaaaaaaaaataatgtggaAAGAACTAGAAAATTCCACTGCTGGTGTTACATAAAACTTCTAGTGACCTATTTTCACCTAGCCTAAGATCCGATAGCGGTATCAGGGCATCCGATAATGGTATCACTCGAACTGAGACCAATCAAAGTGCACAGTGTGTTGCACCTTCCTGTCTTGGGTAAAAAAAACAGGTCAATCATAGAGCAAATTCCCTGAATGGCGCTATCAGCACAAGCTGTGCGTCAGCAATTAAGCCCTATTAGGCTACGGCAGGAATTGGTCTCATTCCTGGAGGATTATGTCGGAAGGATTTGTCTCGCTGTTATGTAAAAGAGAGCAGCGGTCAGTCAGAGCAGGTGGAGGCTGGAGTAATATGACACCACTGCTGCAGGAGGACAGTGTGGTTTTTGGGTGTTAGTTCAAGGCTAATGAGTGCGGCAACCTCGACTTTTCACAGAGGGGACAGTGACGGGGCTAAAAATAGTGCTGGAGTTAGGCCTCCCGGGGGGCCAAGCAGAACGCAGCCAAGTCCCTGATGAAACATAAGCTGCTGGGGTCATTTCAGTTTGCACAAAATCAGATGTTTAATTCGTTGTGTGGCCACAGGTCCAGTCACCACAGCGGGATCAGCATGTCCCCAAGTGACATTGAAACTCCCACTAGCTATTTACGAGGAGGAGGTTGTTGATGCCCTCTTAATTAAAGCAGGGAAATTAATGTGCTCAGTAGAACTATATTATgatgataaatcaaaaataaaattcccAGACTGAGATTTGAAATGTTCTTTAGAGAGAAGGTTGTCATTCATCTTAGTGAGACAAACTTGTATTGGCCTTTAAAACTGAGACACTCGTTAGAGGGGACCAGTTGCAGGTTCAGACCAATCCAGTTATAACCAGTGTCTGCTTCCTGCTCCTGATCCTCATCGTTCTGCATCATGTCTCCTGTAGGACTTTGCCCCTTCGCCTATTGAGCCTCATTAACATTATGGCTCAGATTTCAAAGCAGTACGTGTGTCCATGCATATCCACTGAAATCAGTTAATCTTGACCTCCAACTGTGGTGGCTGTGAAAACAAACCTGGCACTCAATGACAGTCACACGGTTTGACCAGTACTGGGGCTCGAGGGGATCTGGTGACACTTTTACTGCCAGCAAAAATGTTCAGAACAGTATACACGGGGGCTGCACGTCAATGCCACACGTGAAGATTTTTACTGCTAGCTGGGTGTTTGGTTAAGAATAGAAACTCTTGGTGGCAGCAGCTGGCAGTGGtgaagacaaacaaataaataaaagttccACTAAAAACATCAAGAAGTTGTCCACATGACATTGACCTCCTCTAGTCTATCTTTGGGCAGGACAGTTACAAATGTTCTTCCAGGTGTTTTTCAAGGTCTAAGCTAAACCTGATAATTCATGTCCCCCTCCTCTTGGCAGATCTTCGATGTGGGTGAGAACCTGATGGTGCCTGATGAGTTCACCATagaggagaagcagacaggaatGTGGTGGAGGCACTTGGTTGcaggtggaggagctggagcGGTTTCAAGAACCTGCACGGCTCCGCTGGACAGACTCAAAGTCATGATGCAGGTGAGGCAACCAAATCACATGATGAAGCACTCCCTAAAAATTTTGAATTCTGGCAGTGAAGTTGGGAAAAGTATGACCTTGGGAATTGGACAGCGTGTGAAGGAAAGCTGTGGAAACTCTTATCTTACAGCAGAGAATTATCATCAGCTTGTGAGGCGATGTGACCCAGTTGTACCAGACATAAAATTCAAACCAAATTCCCAAGTCAAAACAAGATTTAAGCACTAAAAATCAAATTTAGAATAAGAAAATGTGACCTAGGTTCTCCTTGAGGCCTTAATTAACCGTCTTTCATAACTGCATGTTGCACAATTAGGAAAGAACTTGAAATAAATAGCTCAAGAATAAGTTTCATAAGCGCCATAAACAAGTTAATGTTTAACAGACGGTGTGTGCGGCTGAGGGGGGGCAGAGTCCAGACGCTGACTCACTGTCAGAGCCAGGCCACTCCGCCGACCAATGACTGCTCGCATACGGTCGTCACACCCTCGGCCACGTAAAAGTCACCATCATCGATGGGACCAAGGTCTAACTGCGCAGATTGAGGATCTGTGTCAGTGGCCCTGATGTGCGTCACTCGTCGTGTTGAAAGTCGACTTTGAAACATGCCTGTCGACTTTGAGCCCTGATTGATCAGAAATTACATGTGTTGGTTATGTTCCATGCGCCTTATCAAACGGGCCTAGTTGGCAAAGTTTTTTTTGGGTCAAAGGAAGTCTAGGCCTACATGGCATCACGCCTGATTCATCCCAAAATTTAATCATCTTCATCAGCGAGTAAAATTAAGTCAGATCTCCAAATAGTATGATTAATGTGTCTTATCACAACTTCTTCCTTCTCAGGTTTATGGATCCCGAACCAACAACATGTGCATCCTGACCGGGATGATGCAGATGATCAAAGAAGGTGGCACGAGGTCACTGTGGCGAGGAAACGGCGTCAACATCATCAAAATAGCACCCGAATCGGCGCTCAAGTTTATGGCGTATGAGCAGGTACGACGAGTGGCTCTCACTGTGGCTTCATTGTAATATTTCCGAAGCTTAGTGTTCATTTATTAATGTGTGTTCTTTCTCAATTCGTCCAGATTAAACGCTTAATCGGCAGCGAACAGCAGACTCTGCACATCGCGGAGAGATTTGTTGCTGGATCTCTGGCTGGAGTGATCGCTCAGAGCACCATCTACCCCATGGAGGTGATTATCAGTTTAATTACATCTACTCTGAAACTGAAAAGACATCACCTTATTTAGGTGTTCTCAGTACTAAACTCTTCCTTTTATTCAATGTTCTCAGGTCCTGAAGACCCATCTGGCTCTGAGGACAACGGGGCAGTACTCTGGTATCGCAGACTGTGCGAAGCAGATTTTCAGAAGAGAAGGACTTTCAGCATTTTACAAAGGCTACGTCCCAAACATGTTGGGCATCATCCCCTACGCAGGCATCGACCTGGCAGTGTACGAGGTGAGCAGTGAGCTCGACTACACACACTGTTATCCAGTGAAACCTCTGTGGGTTTATTTTGTCTAGCATTCTCTAGCCTTGACAGTATCAGactgtgtttgtattttatcGCCCTGCTTATGGCACGTTCTCAACTTCTAATCAGAGCAAGAATGTTGATCTTTTCAGCTGCAGTCACTAGCCTCCTAACTTAGACCAATGTAAACCAGCTCCAAACACATGACTGAGTGACGTTACACACTCTGAATGCCCAAATGATGTAATATAATTGCTCTCTTTTCTCCTCAGACACTGAAGAACAGTTACCTGCAGCAGTACGGCACCAACAGCGCCGACCCAGGCATCTTCGTCCTCCTGGCTTGTGGCACCGTGTCCAGCACCTGTGGTCAGCTCGCCAGCTATCCCCTGGCTCTGGTCCGCACACGCATGCAAGCACAAGGTGAGGCCTCTGCTCCTGAAATGCTGCTtctgttgtcagataattatcgTGTAGATGTTTAGTTTAAACATCTGAGCTGGAAAATGGAATCATGTGGCGGTGTTTTTCCTGATGTTTCTGGGGAAAGCCACCAACATGTTTCTAAACCAACTCAGTACATATTGATTTAAAAGGGAGGGTTGAAAAGTGTCTTAAGTAAGTAGCAGCTCCTTAAAGGACCACACCTGTTTAAGGGAGGATGCTTTCATAACTGGTTAGGGAGGGACATTCCTGCTATAGGAGGACGGCATGATTCTATAATTGTACTGGTGAATCAAAAGGCCGATGTTGACCTTTAACAATTAACAAAGACGCAAGTACAGCTGGAAGATTTATGACTTGTTGTCTTGAAAACCTTTGTCATGATCAATTATTCTGACAAGTATCTTCTCCATAAGCAGTTGTTTGCTTTAGAAATAATCAGTGGgataaaaaaagcacaaaattgCGATACCCTAGAGCCAAACGTGACaccattgtgttgcttttttgtaaaaccaacatttaaaaaccctcaaatattaaattaacttttcctaaacctaagaaCGTCACTTGATAATCATGTTAAGATACTATAATGTTTCTCACATCATCTAACCtgctcattttttttatctttacagCTGCGACAGAAAAAAACCAGCAGGTGACAATGACCGGCCTCTTCAGACAGATCGTGCAGTCTGAGGGCCCGATGGGGCTCTACAGAGGCCTGGCCCCCAACTTCCTCAAAGTCATCCCTGCCGTCAGCATCAGCTACGTGGTGTACGAGCAACTGAAGACACAGCTAGGCGTGAAATCGCGCTGAAAACCAACCTCTCGTTGTCACATGAAAGCTTGAATGTGATAAGTGACCCTCACCCACTtccaccctccctcccaccACCACCCCACCATCCATACGTTAGGGAATCCCATGGACCATTTTGGCCCCTCTGGGGGTTCGTGGAGTGATCTCATTCTGTGAATGTCAGCTGACGAAAGACGAGAAAGGCCAAGGTGGAGGATCTGGACTCTGTGAGCTCGGGTTGTCTGGACTGTGACTGCTgctatttatgtttttaactcgTTGAGACCTGAAACGAGAGATGCGTGAGGGATGTGAGCGATTTCTAAGTCGAGGACCAAATGTTTTTGCTCTTCATGCCATTTTGGTGCCTGAGCAACCgtcctgtttattttttatgttggtGTGATTCTGTAAGTTGTGGTTGGTCAGTTTGAGATGCAACACCAGCACTCGTGTTACGCAGCTCTACTGAAAACGACCACCATTCAGAGCACTTCTTGCATGTCAGATATAGCATTAATAAGCTCTTTGAGGGGtgtcattattatttaacagGAGGAAATGATTGTGTTCCTTAATGAGAGGAGTTTGCACATGTGAGATTGATCTCTCTCCACCCCCGTcctgaatgaatggatgaatgaatagCTGACAGGATTTTTTGACTGTGGATTATTTATTTCCATCTgtcctgtatttgtttttattgtctctgacAGTGGACATGTACTGCTTCAGAGTCAAAAGTAATAATAGTTTTAAATGCAGTGATTGTGTTCAGGATGGATAGTAACACCTGGCAACAGCCTTAACATGTGGCTATAAAACACTAAATGTAGTTGTCTGACGTGTTGAACATGAGGTTGGAGTTCTCGCTGTAGCTGCtgttaaagcaactgaaaatAACTTATTGTGCAGACGACATCAGATTATGtctgttaatgtgtgttcatgtttttgcCCTTTATAAAAGGTATAAATGTCTTAATGTTCACCTCAGGTTTAAGGGCAGATTACTGTTAAATCACAGAAGAGTACACCAAGGTGTTAATGTTTTTGGTTTCACAACATTTATACTCGGGGAAAGAAGGGCTTGGGAAAAAATGAGCAACATAATGCACTTTAATCAACACTGGAAGGGCCTCTGAATGAATGTCATATCAATATCAGGTATTTAATTCTTTTGTAAAGAATGAGTTTTAGTCTTGTTTTAATGGACCATTTTCATGCAAATAAATGCAAGTTCTTGTAATACCGAGTCtctaatgttttctttttgcaccAAATGTAGTAGATAGAGCTGTGTGATGTGTCCAGAGTATTTTCCCACACAGGTTCAGTTCCAATACACTTGACCAAGACAGAAGTGGATTTAGGCTGGGGCTTTTTCATATTGTGCAGGGGCTTTTTCTTGTGTAATGTATTAAATGAAGGTTCAACTTGACTTTCCTCATTTTGGCTGCGCTCTGCTGCTGAATGGGTGATCAAGAGGTGTTTAGAGCAGCTTGCTTATAATGTGTTAGTGTTGTATCTAAATTAGCGTGATTACAAGTTTCCGACTTGTCAATAGCTTTCAGTCTTCAATCAGTCTGGTTATACAGCTGGGATTTATCTAAAAGCTTTTGGCTTgacaaccaaacaaacatgaaccTCTCACATCAGCCAAACACTGTTATTCAATGCAATCACATCAAAATGTAACTGACCTAGTGTTGGGTTGTCAGTGCACAGTATTTTAATCCTTACACAGCCAGCTCTGTCATGGACACTACATCAGATACTGGGAGATTACTTTGTACGTTTTGTACGTCCATTAGTGATATTGAACCATTCAGACTGGATCTGAACACTCCAATATAAGTGGAGGTGAATTTAATTTGTGGTGCACAGAGGTGGAaaattacaaatgtacaaattCAATAGCAACATTTTACTTAAGCAAAGAGAATCCAAAAATTAGTTTAATTGGGTctgggcagctaagctgccaggacactgttgtaatcctaggtattctttcttctttcttctttcttctttcttcttcttcttccgaggaaatcatacttcccatgggtgctttcttcttcttcttccgaggaaatcatacttcccatgggtgaaaactcaagccaatagtcctgatggtggcgctacagcaagcgtctaaagttcaaaactttgaaaattcataacaaatcaaccatacgtgctacaacttcacaactttcatcaaactgtagccccagtactgaagaaacttttgtacatttaaacctattaaaaattatgaag from Epinephelus moara isolate mb chromosome 8, YSFRI_EMoa_1.0, whole genome shotgun sequence includes these protein-coding regions:
- the slc25a25a gene encoding calcium-binding mitochondrial carrier protein SCaMC-2-A, whose amino-acid sequence is MLGLCLYVPVSNSDQVEVEYFESNGLPSELKSLFNKLSLFLPSQEFSTYQRWRNKAGKGAENVADGQLDFDEFVHYLQDYEKDLKLVVKSLNRKNAGQVDLKEFMQSLQDLGVHISPQHAENALKSMDKNGVITISSKDWSKYTMPEKTESSPEIILYWKHSTIFDVGENLMVPDEFTIEEKQTGMWWRHLVAGGGAGAVSRTCTAPLDRLKVMMQVYGSRTNNMCILTGMMQMIKEGGTRSLWRGNGVNIIKIAPESALKFMAYEQIKRLIGSEQQTLHIAERFVAGSLAGVIAQSTIYPMEVLKTHLALRTTGQYSGIADCAKQIFRREGLSAFYKGYVPNMLGIIPYAGIDLAVYETLKNSYLQQYGTNSADPGIFVLLACGTVSSTCGQLASYPLALVRTRMQAQAATEKNQQVTMTGLFRQIVQSEGPMGLYRGLAPNFLKVIPAVSISYVVYEQLKTQLGVKSR